The following is a genomic window from Elstera cyanobacteriorum.
TACCGGCGAGATCGAGGCTCTGGGTCATGGAACGGGGTCCAATACGGCTGGGGAAACGGACGGCACCCCCGCCAGCCCGGCATCCAGCCCAAGGCGTAGCGAGTTGCGAAGGGGCGTGCCGAGGGTCGGCAGCGGGCGCTGGGCCGCGTCGCCATAACCGATGGCCAGGCGGACCCGGTTGATGCAAACGCGGTGAATCTCCGGCGCGAAAACGTCGAATTCGGCAAAGCGGGCGGCGAGATCGGGGTGGCGGGTTTGATAGCGGCGCAGCACGCCGGCCAAAAGCCCGTAAAAACGATCCTCCGGGAACCCCGCCGCCTCCCGCAGCGCTTCCGACAAAAAGCGCAGGCTGGTGACGAAATGGCCGGTCAGCAGCCCGTGGGCCACATACAGCGGCGGTTTGCGCGGCAGGGCGGCGCGGGCAGCCGGGGCGAGGCTGTCGAGTTCCGGGAAGGGCGCATCGACCAAATCCATGTCGCCCTGAAAATCCTTCAGCGTCACGCCGACCGGGCGACCTTGGCGAAAGACCGCGCCGATATTCTGACCGTGGGCGATGAAGCCAACGCCATAGCGGGCGAGGAAATGGTAGAGCGGCACGGTCACCGCTTCAAACAGCGCGTCCAACCATTCTTCGGTCGACAGACCCGACTGGGCGATCCAGGCGCAGGCGAGCGGTGGTCCGTCCGCCACCCGGTGCCAAAGCGCGCCGACCATCGCGCTGCTTTCGCCCGGCAGCAGCGCCGGGCTTTCGCGCCAGATCGCCCCCAGCATCTCGCGGTACTGATAGGGCGCGTCGGTCAACGCTTCGTAATAGGGATGCGGGTAGAAAACCCCGGCAGGCTCGCCCTGCACCAGCACGCGGCGGCCCTCGGCCAACTCGGGATCGGTCGCCACGATCCCTTTCAGCCAGTCCGAGACAATCGGGCCGATGGCGAGATATTTACCGGGAATGCCGCGCCAAGCGGAGGTGTTGAGAACGGTCAACGCGAGTTTCAGGTGCAACTCACGGGGCCGGTCGGCATTTGCCAGGGTACGCAGCGATTGCAGCGGACGGTAAGCGTCACCCAAGGGGCCGAGCGGCACCAACCGCTGCGCGGCGATCTCTCCCGCGAAGGCAGGCGCGATCATCGCCTGCCATTGCCACGGATGGATCGG
Proteins encoded in this region:
- a CDS encoding IucA/IucC family protein encodes the protein MTLPPFAAAWPERNRALLAKLIREFAYEESFTPQQDGDGWTLRLASGVTYRFQAVRGIWGSLTITPESLTRDGVTVTEALPFLLDAQAEFAAAPEVLAGYGRELLHTLLADSAVLARNAGQSAAALIALPDDDLQSYLDGHPKAPGSKGRLGWGLESLTAYAPEFGGRFQVVWAAAHRDACRWSAGADITPQGLLRASLSDPEVAAFDQRLRDQGLDPAQYLPLPIHPWQWQAMIAPAFAGEIAAQRLVPLGPLGDAYRPLQSLRTLANADRPRELHLKLALTVLNTSAWRGIPGKYLAIGPIVSDWLKGIVATDPELAEGRRVLVQGEPAGVFYPHPYYEALTDAPYQYREMLGAIWRESPALLPGESSAMVGALWHRVADGPPLACAWIAQSGLSTEEWLDALFEAVTVPLYHFLARYGVGFIAHGQNIGAVFRQGRPVGVTLKDFQGDMDLVDAPFPELDSLAPAARAALPRKPPLYVAHGLLTGHFVTSLRFLSEALREAAGFPEDRFYGLLAGVLRRYQTRHPDLAARFAEFDVFAPEIHRVCINRVRLAIGYGDAAQRPLPTLGTPLRNSLRLGLDAGLAGVPSVSPAVLDPVP